Proteins encoded by one window of Arachis ipaensis cultivar K30076 chromosome B04, Araip1.1, whole genome shotgun sequence:
- the LOC107637722 gene encoding probable arabinosyltransferase ARAD1: MAEFEGGNGSKPKRPSRKLTWASVAQPALEKARKSSQTQILATIFFVIFVTCALFNAFPNRRTTMPESESDDNSGFDMTVNFASASQPCSDAAAIATADSSSSAIKVYMYDLPIRFTYGVIAARSASRGGGTPENLTSLSYPGHQHMGEWFLFLDMNRPESDRIGSPVTRVMDPEEAELFYVPFFSSLSQLVSTSQQGDGSEAAYSDEETQEALVEWLEGQKYWQRNGGRDHVFTAADPKSLLHVMDKVKNSVLLVVGFGRLRGDQGSLVKDVVVPYPHRLRTYEGDLGLQNRPTLLFFMGARFRKEEGRIRDVLFQVLENERDAIIKHGVQSTENRREASNGMHTSKFCLNPVGDTSTSCRLFDSIVSLCVPVIVSDTIEVPFEDTIDYRKIAIFVESAAAVKPGYLMSLLRAIPPERIVEYQREMLKVRRYFQYGVSNGAVDEIWRQVTKKLPLIKLMSNRDKRLVIKESDCSCVCANPTTNRTP; encoded by the exons ATGGCGGAGTTTGAAGGAGGAAACGGTTCAAAGCCCAAGAGGCCTAGCAGAAAGCTCACGTGGGCTTCGGTAGCCCAACCAGCTCTCGAAAAGGCGCGAAAATCTTCCCAAACGCAAATTCTAGCAACCATCTTCTTCGTAATCTTCGTCACTTGCGCACTCTTCAACGCCTTCCCCAACCGCCGCACCACCATGCCAGAATCTGAATCCGACGACAACTCCGGCTTTGACATGACAGTAAATTTCGCCTCCGCCAGCCAACCCTGCTCCGACGCCGCCGCCATAGCAACTGCAGATTCCTCGTCCTCCGCCATTAAGGTCTACATGTACGACCTTCCCATTCGGTTCACCTACGGTGTCATCGCCGCCCGGTCCGCCTCCCGAGGCGGCGGCACGCCAGAGAATCTAACCTCCCTGAGCTACCCGGGACACCAGCACATGGGAGAGTGGTTTCTGTTCCTGGACATGAACCGTCCAGAGTCAGATCGGATAGGGTCACCGGTGACCCGGGTGATGGACCCGGAAGAAGCGGAGCTGTTCTACGTGCCGTTCTTCTCGTCGCTGAGCCAGCTGGTGTCGACGAGCCAACAAGGTGATGGGTCGGAGGCGGCATACAGCGACGAGGAGACGCAGGAAGCGCTGGTGGAGTGGCTGGAGGGGCAGAAGTACTGGCAGAGGAATGGAGGAAGGGACCACGTGTTCACGGCGGCGGACCCGAAGTCGCTGTTGCATGTGATGGATAAGGTGAAGAATAGCGTGCTTCTtgtggttgggtttgggaggtTGAGAGGGGATCAGGGTTCTCTGGTGAAGGATGTGGTGGTTCCTTATCCTCATAGACTCAGAACCTATGAGGGTGATCTTGGTCTTCAGAATCGTCCCACCTTGCTTTTCTTCATGGGTGCTCGCTTTCGCAAGGAG GAAGGGAGAATTCGTGATGTACTGTTTCAAGTCCTCGAAAATGAACGGGACGCTATAATAAAGCATGGAGTTCAATCGACAGAGAACAGAAGAGAAGCATCAAATGGAATGCACACATCAAAGTTCTGCTTGAATCCTGTTGGAGACACTTCAACTTCTTGCCGCCTCTTTGACTCCATAGTTAGCCTCTGTGTTCCGGTGATCGTTAGTGATACCATTGAGGTGCCCTTTGAAGATACCATTGATTATAGAAAGATAGCAATCTTTGTAGAATCTGCTGCTGCTGTCAAACCTGGATATTTGATGTCACTGTTGAGAGCAATTCCTCCTGAGAGAATTGTTGAATATCAAAGAGAAATGCTAAag GTAAGACGATACTTTCAATATGGTGTATCAAACGGAGCAGTGGATGAAATCTGGCGCCAAG